One part of the Oscillatoria sp. FACHB-1406 genome encodes these proteins:
- the der gene encoding ribosome biogenesis GTPase Der codes for MPLPIVAIIGRPNVGKSTLVNRFAGSQEAIVHDEAGITRDRTYQPAFWRDRNFLVVDTGGLVFDDDTEFLPLIREQAMAALAESKAAIFVVDGQSGPTPADEEIAQWLRLQSVPVLLAVNKCESIEAGVIQAAQFWELNLGEPYPVSGIHGSGTGELLDKLVEYLPLPEEIEEAPELKIAIVGRPNVGKSTLLNTLTGESRAIVSPISGTTRDSIDMVVERNGKTYRLIDTAGIRRKKNVEYGAEFFGINRAFKAIRRCDVVLIVVDVLDGITEQDQKLADRIIDEGRAAVIVANKWDAIEKDSYTIYDYEKKIKDRFYFLDWAEIIFISAKTGQRTEKILDLVDNAAEQHQRRVPTAVINEVLQEAVSWQSPPTSRQGKQGRIYYGTQVTTQPPTIALFVNDPKRFNESYRRYIQSQFRRQLGFSGTPLRLIWRGKKEREVERTVNRATRV; via the coding sequence ATGCCTCTCCCCATCGTTGCTATTATCGGCCGTCCCAATGTCGGCAAATCCACCCTCGTTAACCGTTTCGCGGGTTCTCAGGAGGCTATCGTTCACGACGAAGCGGGGATTACGCGCGATCGCACCTATCAACCTGCATTTTGGCGCGATCGCAACTTTCTCGTCGTCGATACGGGCGGTTTGGTGTTCGATGACGATACGGAATTTTTGCCTCTCATTCGCGAACAAGCGATGGCGGCGCTGGCAGAATCCAAAGCTGCTATTTTTGTGGTAGACGGACAAAGCGGGCCGACTCCCGCTGACGAAGAAATCGCCCAATGGCTTCGCCTGCAAAGCGTTCCGGTGCTGTTGGCGGTGAATAAGTGCGAGTCTATCGAAGCGGGTGTGATTCAAGCGGCGCAATTTTGGGAGTTGAATTTAGGGGAACCCTATCCGGTTTCGGGAATTCATGGCAGCGGTACGGGAGAATTGCTCGATAAATTGGTTGAATATCTGCCTCTCCCCGAAGAAATTGAGGAAGCGCCGGAGTTAAAAATCGCGATCGTCGGCCGCCCGAATGTGGGAAAATCGACGCTGTTAAATACGCTAACCGGAGAGTCGCGCGCGATCGTTAGCCCGATTTCTGGGACGACGCGCGATAGTATCGATATGGTGGTGGAACGCAACGGAAAAACCTACCGTTTGATCGATACGGCGGGGATTCGTCGCAAGAAAAATGTCGAATATGGGGCGGAATTTTTTGGCATCAATCGCGCGTTTAAAGCGATTCGGCGCTGCGATGTGGTGTTAATTGTCGTTGATGTTTTGGATGGTATTACCGAGCAAGATCAAAAGCTTGCCGATCGCATTATCGATGAAGGGCGCGCGGCGGTGATTGTGGCGAATAAGTGGGACGCGATCGAAAAAGATTCTTACACGATTTACGACTACGAAAAGAAGATTAAAGATCGTTTCTATTTCCTCGATTGGGCAGAAATTATTTTTATTAGCGCCAAAACCGGACAACGCACTGAAAAAATCCTCGATTTGGTCGATAACGCTGCCGAACAACACCAACGTCGGGTTCCCACTGCTGTGATTAATGAAGTTTTACAAGAAGCGGTTTCCTGGCAGTCGCCGCCCACCAGTCGTCAGGGAAAACAAGGACGCATTTATTACGGTACGCAAGTCACCACGCAGCCGCCAACAATTGCGCTTTTTGTTAACGATCCCAAACGTTTTAACGAAAGCTATCGCCGTTATATTCAAAGTCAGTTTCGCAGACAGCTTGGCTTTAGCGGTACGCCTTTACGCCTAATTTGGCGCGGCAAGAAGGAACGCGAAGTCGAAAGAACTGTTAACCGTGCCACGCGAGTTTAG
- a CDS encoding LAGLIDADG family homing endonuclease: protein MTAMNATERDLRLELLNSLLVTPHRKLEQIAETHNLILDLDPIFYGCLAVWYQKNGDVRDHKEVFVGNLLASPLDEHRDAGFVMLQTFPPYEVARIVDFMKQQKNKMPRSARTAVRRYLQAREQNPEFFDRAALRGRKAMKHLYATLHIKPSERANAVLFKNAPPEDSLAYALKQLAKAETPVEQAQLIVERKIPYAIAIGAVKQVTPTVLATLIHAMTPQEVINNLKSLKDRGAMDNPEVKALVDEKLVAAQTDKRVSALKGKVAIEAANLDADTAAKVEQAMDAQVKKRGEIKKPTALLVDKCVTGDTLICTECGLLPISSLVPPVQTGVTEVRLNLKVATRNGIATATHLFLNGKKPVRYIATEKGFRLGASRNHPILCYEPQTATLVWREADTLTAGDYVVLRRNTRCFGEDVSLADYKPKEAYQPGEAPLRLPQTMTPELGRWLGYIVSEGYIKHRPATVQFCNRDEQLISDFCTLTGELFGIPVRVTEERNCKTASIASAALLHFLNNAIALEKERARDCIVPLGILMSSDRTQRQFLRGYLAGDGGLMNRSSGVLAATSASEQLLRQIQVMLLNFGIVSRLKPLQSHATNGHKIFRSYWRLAIGGNDALRLLQEIGFASDNKQETLTEIVTNSRSLEWSSRWDSVPELALTATQVLGRGTQHQLRQHFPTLACFKGKAKNHRVPTDLLPSILDVFPTFREVGDIQEVVESQLFLDAVAEIEEGYETVYDLCVPGEHSFVSNGIVSHNSGSMTQAIETGKRLAAMISGITTADLFVYAFDTMPYPIKAAGTNLSDWEKAFAHLKANGGTSIGCSVEAMRLRKQVVEQFILVTDEGDNATPYFGNAYATYCKEMNVQPNVIIVKVGYASETVERQLQQQQAQVDTFVFNGDYYSLPNLIPLLSRPSRLELLMEILETPLPVRSDR, encoded by the coding sequence ATGACCGCTATGAATGCAACCGAACGCGACTTGCGCCTAGAACTGCTCAACAGCTTGCTCGTCACGCCCCACCGCAAGCTAGAACAAATCGCCGAAACGCATAACCTTATCCTCGATCTCGATCCCATTTTTTATGGTTGCTTAGCGGTTTGGTATCAAAAAAACGGCGATGTGCGCGACCATAAAGAAGTCTTCGTCGGTAACTTACTCGCCAGCCCACTCGACGAACACCGCGATGCAGGTTTCGTGATGTTACAAACCTTTCCGCCCTACGAAGTGGCGCGGATTGTAGACTTCATGAAGCAGCAGAAAAATAAAATGCCGCGTTCGGCGCGCACTGCGGTGCGTCGTTACTTGCAAGCGCGCGAACAGAACCCCGAATTCTTCGATCGCGCCGCGCTGCGAGGACGCAAAGCGATGAAGCACCTCTATGCGACGCTGCACATCAAACCCAGCGAACGCGCCAACGCCGTGCTGTTTAAGAACGCACCGCCCGAGGATAGCTTAGCTTACGCGCTCAAACAGTTAGCGAAAGCCGAAACGCCGGTAGAACAGGCGCAACTGATTGTAGAGCGAAAAATCCCCTACGCGATCGCGATCGGAGCCGTCAAACAAGTTACGCCTACCGTTCTCGCCACCCTTATCCACGCCATGACACCCCAGGAAGTCATCAACAACCTCAAATCCCTCAAAGATCGAGGCGCGATGGACAACCCTGAAGTCAAGGCACTCGTTGACGAAAAACTGGTAGCCGCCCAAACCGATAAGCGCGTATCTGCCCTCAAAGGGAAAGTTGCGATCGAAGCAGCCAACCTCGACGCAGACACCGCCGCCAAAGTCGAACAAGCGATGGATGCGCAGGTGAAAAAGCGCGGCGAAATCAAAAAGCCTACCGCATTGCTAGTGGACAAATGCGTCACCGGCGATACGCTCATCTGTACCGAATGCGGACTGCTACCGATCTCGTCTTTAGTCCCACCCGTACAAACTGGAGTCACTGAAGTTCGACTCAACCTGAAAGTTGCGACTCGAAATGGTATTGCTACCGCAACGCACCTCTTTTTGAACGGGAAAAAGCCCGTGCGTTATATCGCAACTGAAAAAGGGTTCCGCTTAGGAGCATCCCGCAATCACCCGATTCTTTGCTACGAACCGCAGACAGCAACGCTCGTTTGGCGAGAAGCAGATACCTTAACTGCGGGCGATTATGTCGTCTTGCGCCGCAATACCCGCTGCTTTGGCGAAGATGTTTCCCTCGCCGACTACAAACCCAAAGAAGCATATCAACCCGGAGAAGCGCCTTTGCGCCTTCCCCAAACCATGACTCCCGAACTGGGGCGCTGGTTGGGTTATATTGTCTCGGAAGGATACATCAAACATCGTCCCGCAACCGTTCAATTCTGCAACCGCGACGAACAACTGATCTCCGATTTTTGTACGCTGACTGGCGAACTTTTTGGTATACCGGTACGAGTTACAGAAGAAAGAAACTGCAAAACAGCGAGTATTGCTTCGGCAGCGCTACTGCATTTCTTAAACAACGCGATCGCTCTCGAGAAAGAGCGGGCGCGCGACTGTATCGTTCCGCTCGGCATTCTCATGTCCAGCGATCGCACCCAACGCCAATTTTTGCGCGGTTACTTAGCCGGAGACGGTGGCTTAATGAATCGCTCTTCCGGCGTTTTAGCGGCAACTTCAGCCTCCGAACAACTGCTGCGTCAAATTCAAGTCATGCTTTTGAACTTTGGCATTGTCAGTCGTCTCAAACCCTTGCAGAGTCATGCCACCAACGGACACAAAATTTTCCGTTCTTACTGGCGGCTCGCGATCGGCGGTAACGATGCCTTGCGACTCCTCCAAGAAATTGGCTTTGCCTCCGATAACAAGCAAGAAACTCTGACCGAAATTGTCACCAATAGCCGTTCTTTAGAATGGTCTTCCCGGTGGGATTCCGTCCCGGAGTTAGCCTTAACCGCGACCCAAGTTTTAGGACGCGGAACGCAGCACCAATTGCGCCAACACTTTCCCACCCTTGCTTGCTTTAAAGGTAAGGCTAAAAATCATCGCGTTCCCACCGATCTTTTACCCTCAATTTTGGATGTTTTTCCGACCTTTCGTGAAGTGGGAGATATCCAAGAAGTGGTGGAATCCCAACTGTTTTTAGATGCAGTCGCTGAAATTGAAGAAGGTTACGAAACCGTCTACGATCTCTGCGTACCGGGAGAACATTCCTTTGTGAGTAACGGTATTGTCAGTCACAACTCCGGTTCCATGACGCAAGCGATTGAAACCGGCAAACGCTTAGCAGCCATGATTTCTGGCATCACCACCGCCGACTTATTTGTCTACGCTTTCGATACTATGCCCTATCCCATTAAAGCAGCCGGTACTAACCTCAGCGATTGGGAAAAGGCCTTTGCGCATCTGAAAGCGAACGGCGGAACCAGTATTGGCTGTTCGGTAGAAGCGATGCGCCTGCGCAAGCAAGTCGTCGAACAGTTCATCCTCGTCACCGACGAAGGTGACAACGCAACCCCCTACTTCGGGAACGCTTACGCCACCTACTGCAAAGAGATGAACGTGCAACCGAACGTCATTATCGTTAAAGTGGGTTATGCGTCTGAGACCGTCGAACGTCAATTGCAGCAACAACAAGCGCAAGTTGATACCTTCGTTTTCAACGGCGATTACTATTCGTTACCGAACTTGATTCCTCTTTTATCTCGTCCTTCTCGTCTCGAGTTGTTGATGGAGATTTTGGAAACTCCTTTGCCGGTACGAAGCGATCGCTAA
- the chrA gene encoding chromate efflux transporter yields MNSRPIELAKVFLKLGTIGFGGPAAHIAMMEEEVVTRRQWLTRSHFLDLLGATNLIPGPNSTEMAIHIGYSYGGLSGLAIAGICFIFPAVLITAFCAWLYVKSGTLFSAEFFLYGIKPAVLAIILNALWRLGKKAVKNRQLAIIALGVVPLLLLGMNEAIALLLGGIIGAVWLKSTLPPDKTAALLVAGLNGSAIARTTAVYAAQTVDRVAPSLWQIGLFFLKVGSVLFGSGYVLIAFLQGEVVDKYGWLTQQELLDAIAIGQFTPGPVLSTATFIGYLIAGIPGAIVATIGIFFPSFLFVALLNPLIPKLRTSQWTAAFLDAVNVSAVALMAVVTVQLAIAILLKPFASLPFDPLALLILVLAAIAAFRFQLNAAWIVLGGGILGSIAFGLLTPESLKPLKEAIALLHPIQPMAIETCLNVTVAIS; encoded by the coding sequence ATGAATTCTCGCCCGATCGAACTTGCTAAAGTGTTTCTGAAGCTCGGAACGATTGGTTTTGGCGGCCCTGCGGCGCATATTGCGATGATGGAAGAAGAAGTCGTAACGCGCCGCCAATGGTTGACGCGATCGCATTTTCTCGATCTGTTGGGCGCAACAAACCTGATTCCCGGCCCCAATTCTACGGAAATGGCGATTCATATCGGCTATTCCTACGGCGGCTTGTCCGGACTCGCGATCGCGGGAATTTGCTTCATTTTTCCCGCCGTTCTCATCACCGCTTTCTGCGCTTGGCTTTACGTTAAATCGGGTACGCTCTTTTCTGCTGAATTCTTTCTCTACGGCATCAAACCTGCTGTTTTAGCGATTATTTTAAATGCTTTATGGCGCTTAGGGAAAAAAGCGGTTAAAAATCGTCAATTAGCAATCATTGCCCTCGGTGTTGTGCCGTTACTGCTGCTTGGGATGAATGAAGCGATCGCGCTTTTACTTGGAGGCATTATCGGGGCAGTATGGCTCAAAAGTACCCTCCCACCGGATAAAACCGCAGCGTTACTCGTAGCGGGATTGAATGGTAGCGCGATCGCGCGAACTACGGCAGTCTATGCCGCGCAAACAGTCGATCGCGTCGCTCCGTCCTTATGGCAAATTGGGTTATTTTTCCTCAAAGTTGGCTCGGTATTATTCGGAAGCGGTTACGTTTTAATTGCCTTCCTGCAAGGGGAAGTCGTTGATAAATACGGTTGGCTGACGCAACAAGAATTACTCGACGCGATCGCGATCGGACAATTCACTCCCGGTCCGGTACTTTCAACGGCTACCTTTATCGGTTATCTTATCGCTGGAATTCCCGGCGCAATCGTTGCAACAATCGGGATTTTTTTCCCTTCCTTTCTCTTCGTTGCGCTCTTAAACCCATTAATTCCTAAATTAAGAACATCGCAATGGACGGCTGCCTTTCTCGATGCGGTTAATGTGAGTGCGGTTGCTTTAATGGCTGTTGTCACCGTGCAACTCGCGATCGCAATTCTCTTGAAACCCTTCGCCAGTTTGCCCTTCGATCCGCTCGCCTTGTTAATTCTTGTTCTCGCTGCAATTGCTGCTTTTCGCTTTCAACTCAACGCCGCTTGGATTGTTTTAGGGGGAGGTATTCTCGGTTCTATTGCGTTCGGCTTACTCACTCCAGAAAGCCTCAAACCCTTGAAAGAAGCGATCGCATTATTGCATCCCATCCAACCGATGGCGATTGAAACCTGCCTTAACGTAACGGTTGCTATATCATGA
- a CDS encoding CHAT domain-containing protein translates to MTTFEFEITIQSELAPEANRWPVVVRCKQPDGLPIHAKEILELGADDSIAQLTAFQENEKQYGILLGKALFKGEIYTTFLNALSKSDRDLRLRLLLSIEAAEGDKIRTLHWERLCAPIDGSSGWQLLARDQRVPFSRYIPTIIDRRFPPIGRRDLRALILVASPVNIGKYQLAPFDVEAAIDGVKTALGDIPYNILANGIADALGPPTLEELSKQLTEATQPYTLLHVISHGSLSKDGETALFWADADDRAILVRAEQLLERLKNIGGSKTLPHFAFLCTCESADPRAEGALGGLAQRLVRNLGMPAVVAMTRKVSIETGLVLGSNFYRCLRESGEVDVALQQATASLGERHDITVPALFTRLGGRPLFSDRLENRELTDLEIDEGIAKFEQLLKERAPNASVLKHSFQTQVEILKKTKGAESKTAREERHNALVELDNLCEQVLEIRFETLALGKEPPPYFAECPFPGLSSFAEEQYHKFFFGREGLIRNLKVQLERDNFLAVIGPSGSGKSSVVLAGLIPQLRQEEPTRAIVSIKPGKEALKQIRKLTTGLTPNSILVVDQFEEIFTLCENEEDRQAFIQILLKIAEKSKVIITIRADFLGECTLYPELRKRIEAQQKLVGPMEPNELISAMTMQANQAGLKFESGSSQDILDDVKEEPGAMPLLQYALQELWQRRRGRWLCGEEYIAIGRVQRAIAKTADEFYHRLPEGEQQQVQNIFLRLTRLDESTSAGETRRDTRRRVALEDLVATGNDLTATKKLVEQLAGEGVRLVVTSRNEATGKEEVEVAHEALIRHWQTLKDWLKQNRNDLQLRESLASAARDWQVHRDQGDRENYLIHKGGRLDDAEVLRQSPKLVQLNALETEYVKACAELRDRTIKQEKRRLKRQLAAVVIGVFVSAGFVILTGFQQRRSETQLTRAIFQSVETSLAIHQTLDAKVGSLQAARSYQQAISQKIWPDAELKERVWGKLLDTYYSGQEVNRLESDRDLGSATISPDSRVAICDDRGVRLWNPKNQQLEPLPNGDFLQNISSTGDKWVAFSPDGRVLAINQREQGGGGVYLWDTQTHQHNLLPNSDGSYEVMFSSDSNFLVSTRSTDGTIKLWNAKTRKISLENTEKKFCQKSQILALLNEEKSQIILSDAKGKKQTVKLLVNREDEQEEIADFIVSPDCQYLAVIGNEDSFWLGRTLGQSLTKLKVKATGVAFSPDSQFLVTGSEDGTLQLWDYRGSLLNKELAKQKSRIEGIALSPNDDLLATGTYDGSIQVWSNRGSPVAQLRNAPAGKLVKLFEVQTHQDSVPDIGFSQDGKQLISVEKNKEEQRVNIYQIERDLDKLIAMNCQKVRDYLNKTNNSDDRALCNGVPPIGHSTQNIDVLKLK, encoded by the coding sequence ATGACGACCTTCGAGTTTGAGATTACCATCCAGAGCGAATTAGCCCCGGAAGCCAATCGCTGGCCTGTTGTCGTGCGCTGCAAGCAACCCGACGGCCTTCCTATCCACGCCAAAGAAATCCTCGAACTCGGTGCGGATGACTCGATCGCCCAACTCACCGCCTTTCAAGAAAACGAAAAGCAATACGGAATCCTGCTAGGCAAAGCCCTTTTCAAAGGCGAAATTTATACGACCTTTCTCAACGCCCTTTCCAAAAGCGATCGCGATCTCCGCCTGCGCCTCTTACTCTCCATTGAAGCAGCAGAGGGCGACAAGATCCGAACCTTGCATTGGGAACGGCTGTGCGCCCCCATTGATGGCAGTAGCGGCTGGCAGCTTTTAGCCCGCGACCAGCGCGTGCCGTTTTCGAGGTACATTCCCACCATTATCGATCGCCGCTTTCCCCCCATCGGACGGCGCGACTTACGAGCGCTGATTCTGGTTGCCAGCCCCGTCAACATCGGTAAATACCAACTCGCACCCTTCGACGTTGAAGCCGCGATCGACGGCGTGAAAACAGCCCTCGGGGATATCCCCTACAACATCCTCGCCAACGGGATCGCCGATGCCCTCGGTCCGCCAACCCTAGAAGAACTCTCCAAACAACTCACAGAAGCCACGCAACCCTATACCCTCCTCCACGTTATCTCGCACGGCAGCCTCAGCAAAGATGGCGAAACAGCCCTATTTTGGGCGGATGCCGACGATCGCGCGATCTTGGTACGCGCCGAACAACTGCTCGAACGACTGAAAAACATCGGCGGTTCTAAAACCTTGCCCCACTTTGCCTTTCTCTGTACCTGCGAAAGCGCCGATCCCAGGGCAGAAGGTGCATTGGGCGGCCTCGCCCAGCGCCTCGTCAGAAATCTGGGAATGCCCGCCGTCGTCGCCATGACGCGCAAAGTCAGCATCGAAACCGGCTTGGTGCTGGGCAGCAACTTTTACCGATGCTTGAGAGAATCCGGTGAAGTCGATGTAGCACTACAACAAGCCACCGCCAGCTTGGGAGAACGCCACGATATCACCGTTCCCGCCCTGTTTACCCGCTTGGGCGGACGGCCCCTGTTTAGCGATCGCTTGGAGAATCGCGAATTAACCGATCTCGAAATTGACGAGGGGATTGCCAAGTTCGAGCAACTTCTCAAAGAGCGCGCCCCCAATGCCTCCGTTCTCAAGCACAGTTTTCAAACTCAGGTTGAAATTCTGAAAAAAACGAAGGGGGCGGAGTCGAAAACCGCCCGAGAAGAACGTCACAATGCTTTAGTCGAACTCGATAACCTCTGCGAGCAAGTGTTAGAGATTCGTTTCGAGACTTTAGCCTTGGGGAAAGAGCCGCCCCCTTACTTCGCCGAATGCCCGTTTCCCGGTTTATCGTCCTTTGCGGAGGAACAATATCACAAGTTCTTTTTTGGGCGCGAGGGCTTAATTAGAAACCTCAAAGTGCAACTGGAACGCGATAATTTTTTAGCCGTTATTGGGCCTTCGGGGAGTGGGAAATCATCGGTCGTGCTGGCGGGATTGATTCCGCAACTCCGGCAGGAAGAACCAACGCGAGCGATCGTTTCTATTAAACCGGGTAAAGAAGCACTTAAACAAATTAGGAAGTTGACAACAGGTTTAACTCCAAATTCGATTTTAGTGGTGGATCAATTTGAAGAAATTTTCACGCTCTGCGAGAACGAGGAAGATCGACAAGCGTTTATTCAAATCCTATTAAAGATTGCTGAAAAAAGTAAGGTTATTATTACTATTCGCGCCGACTTTTTAGGGGAATGTACGCTCTACCCGGAACTGAGAAAGCGCATTGAAGCCCAACAAAAATTGGTCGGGCCAATGGAGCCGAATGAACTGATCTCGGCGATGACGATGCAGGCGAATCAAGCCGGATTGAAGTTTGAAAGCGGCTCGAGCCAAGATATTCTTGACGATGTGAAGGAAGAACCGGGCGCAATGCCGCTATTGCAATATGCCCTGCAAGAACTGTGGCAGCGCCGGCGGGGGCGGTGGTTGTGCGGCGAGGAGTATATTGCGATTGGGAGGGTTCAACGCGCGATCGCGAAAACCGCCGATGAATTCTACCATCGCTTACCGGAAGGCGAACAGCAGCAAGTCCAAAACATTTTCTTGCGTTTAACGCGCTTAGATGAAAGTACCAGTGCTGGAGAGACGCGCCGGGATACGCGGCGACGAGTGGCGCTCGAAGATTTAGTTGCCACCGGCAATGATTTAACCGCCACCAAGAAATTAGTGGAGCAATTAGCTGGGGAAGGCGTGCGTTTAGTCGTCACCAGTCGTAACGAAGCCACCGGAAAAGAGGAAGTAGAAGTTGCTCACGAAGCCTTGATTCGCCACTGGCAAACGTTGAAAGATTGGCTCAAACAGAACCGCAACGATTTGCAACTGCGAGAAAGTCTCGCCAGTGCTGCCCGCGATTGGCAAGTGCATCGAGACCAAGGCGATCGCGAGAATTATCTCATCCATAAAGGAGGACGTTTAGACGATGCCGAAGTGCTGCGCCAATCCCCTAAGTTGGTGCAACTTAACGCCTTAGAAACGGAGTATGTTAAGGCTTGTGCGGAATTGCGCGATCGCACTATCAAGCAAGAAAAACGACGGCTGAAACGACAACTTGCTGCCGTCGTCATCGGAGTTTTTGTCTCGGCAGGATTTGTCATTCTTACTGGATTTCAGCAACGTAGATCGGAAACTCAGCTAACTCGGGCTATATTCCAATCGGTGGAGACAAGCTTGGCTATTCACCAAACATTGGATGCTAAGGTCGGCAGTTTGCAAGCCGCTCGATCTTACCAACAAGCTATCTCGCAAAAAATATGGCCCGATGCCGAGTTAAAAGAGCGCGTCTGGGGCAAGTTACTCGATACTTACTATTCGGGGCAGGAGGTTAATCGTTTAGAAAGCGATCGCGATTTAGGAAGCGCAACAATAAGTCCCGATAGTCGGGTCGCGATCTGCGACGATCGGGGCGTTCGTCTGTGGAATCCGAAAAACCAACAATTGGAGCCATTGCCCAACGGCGATTTTTTGCAAAACATATCTTCAACAGGAGATAAATGGGTCGCATTTAGTCCTGATGGTCGGGTACTCGCCATAAATCAGCGAGAACAAGGTGGAGGCGGAGTTTACCTTTGGGATACTCAAACCCATCAGCACAACCTACTTCCGAATAGTGATGGCTCCTATGAGGTCATGTTTAGCTCGGATAGCAATTTCCTTGTCTCCACCCGCTCGACGGACGGGACTATAAAGCTTTGGAATGCCAAAACTCGGAAGATATCACTTGAGAATACTGAGAAGAAATTCTGCCAAAAGAGTCAAATATTGGCTCTTCTTAATGAAGAAAAATCTCAAATCATTTTGAGTGATGCTAAGGGAAAGAAGCAGACCGTCAAACTTTTAGTGAATCGGGAAGACGAACAGGAAGAAATTGCTGACTTTATCGTAAGTCCTGATTGTCAGTATTTAGCTGTTATTGGAAATGAGGACAGCTTCTGGCTGGGGAGGACTCTAGGTCAATCGTTAACCAAATTGAAAGTAAAAGCGACTGGCGTTGCCTTCAGTCCCGATAGTCAGTTCCTCGTCACTGGGAGCGAGGATGGCACGCTCCAGTTGTGGGACTATCGAGGCAGCCTGTTAAACAAAGAGCTTGCCAAACAGAAGAGTAGGATCGAGGGAATTGCCCTTAGTCCGAACGACGATCTCCTCGCTACAGGAACCTACGATGGCTCGATTCAGGTATGGAGTAATCGCGGCAGCCCCGTCGCGCAGTTACGCAACGCTCCCGCTGGAAAGCTGGTCAAATTGTTCGAGGTTCAAACCCATCAGGACTCTGTTCCAGACATCGGCTTCAGTCAAGATGGTAAACAACTCATTAGTGTCGAAAAGAATAAAGAGGAGCAGAGAGTAAATATTTATCAAATCGAACGAGACTTGGACAAACTCATTGCGATGAACTGTCAGAAAGTACGCGATTACCTGAACAAGACTAATAACTCAGACGATCGCGCGCTCTGCAATGGAGTTCCTCCGATCGGTCATTCAACCCAAAATATAGATGTCCTCAAGCTGAAATGA
- a CDS encoding bestrophin family ion channel, with product MLGIRQNLDFKREKRDWFRLALQLRGSVISGIWLRLLVCVAFGYFISLLYNRGYPVYISVLSGLVPSLVLGLLLVFRTNTAYERYWEGRKCWGSIVNSANNIASQIWVAVKEKEPEDREEKKAFVRLLVAFAIATKLHLRLQPPDRELERFLTPQQFEALQRLNSPPLQIIFLIRHYLQKQHSRDCINSEQLTAIFKLLDSLVDSLGACERILKTPIPLAYTIHLKQLLILYCLALPFQMVKDLGLWTGLVVGAISFAVFGIEEIGIEIENPFGYDPNDLPLDAVCSNLERNIEDLLTLG from the coding sequence ATGCTAGGAATTCGGCAAAATTTAGATTTCAAAAGAGAAAAAAGAGATTGGTTTCGCTTAGCCTTGCAACTACGCGGGTCGGTGATTTCCGGAATCTGGCTGAGATTGCTCGTCTGCGTTGCTTTTGGTTATTTTATCTCCTTACTTTACAACCGAGGCTATCCCGTCTATATCTCCGTTTTAAGCGGGTTAGTACCTTCGCTCGTTCTCGGTTTGCTGTTGGTTTTTCGGACAAATACTGCCTACGAACGCTATTGGGAAGGGCGTAAATGTTGGGGTTCGATCGTAAATTCTGCTAATAACATTGCCTCTCAAATCTGGGTAGCAGTAAAAGAAAAGGAACCGGAAGATCGGGAGGAGAAAAAAGCTTTTGTGCGTTTGTTGGTGGCTTTTGCGATCGCGACTAAGTTGCACCTGCGACTGCAACCGCCCGATCGCGAACTGGAACGATTTTTAACGCCGCAGCAATTCGAGGCATTGCAAAGATTGAATAGTCCTCCCCTCCAAATTATCTTTTTGATTCGCCATTACCTCCAAAAACAGCACTCGCGCGATTGTATTAATAGCGAACAATTAACCGCTATCTTTAAACTACTCGACTCTCTTGTTGATAGTTTAGGGGCGTGCGAACGCATTTTAAAAACGCCCATTCCTTTAGCTTATACGATTCACCTCAAGCAGTTATTGATCTTATACTGTTTGGCACTTCCGTTTCAAATGGTGAAAGATTTGGGCTTATGGACGGGGCTAGTGGTGGGTGCAATTAGTTTTGCAGTATTTGGGATCGAAGAAATTGGAATTGAGATTGAAAATCCTTTTGGTTACGATCCAAACGATCTGCCGTTAGATGCGGTTTGCAGTAACTTAGAGCGCAACATCGAGGATTTATTAACTTTGGGTTAG